The genomic window GGCGCGCCACCATATTCGGAATAATCCACGCGCTTCTTGAAGTTGCTGAACGCCTGTCGGGAGAGCACGTAGCCGACCTTGGCGCTCAGCGTGCTCGAGAGCGCTTCCTTCAGCATACCCCCGAACGCCTCCACCATGCCCTCGCTGATTTTGAGCGCGACGTTGCCGATAAAGCCGTCGCAAACGATTACATCCACCCGGCCGCTGAAGACATCGCGCCCCTCGACATTCCCCACGAAGTTCACCGGCAAATGTTTCATCCGGCTGTGGGTCTCCTTGACCAGTTCGTTGCCCTTCACTTCCTCTTCGCCAATCGAGAGCAGGCCCACTTTCGGGCGAGTCACGTTGAAAATGGAGCGGTAGTAAGCTTCACCCATCACCGCGAATTGTTCCAGGTGTTCCGGTTTGCAATCCACGTTCGCGCCAACGTCCACCATCACTGCCACCGACCCGCGCGAAGTGGGAAAGGGAGCAGCGAGCGCCGGGCGGTCCACCCCGGCCAGAGTGCCGAGCAGGAAACGAGCCACCGTCATGACCGCGCCCGTGTTGCCTGCGCTCACGAACCCGCCGGCCTTACCCTCCCGTACCAACCGGGCGGCCACGTGAATGGAACTGTCGCGTTTCTTGCGAAACGACCGAGCCGCTTCCTCGCCCATGCCGATGACCTCGGCGGCGTGGTGAATTTCAACCGGCAGGCCGCGGTGACTGTGTTTGGCCAGTTCGCGGCGGACCATCTCTTCCTGCCCGACAAGCACCACCCCAATTCCCAACTGCCGCGCCGCCAGCAACGCCCCTTCCACCTCCGTTCGAGGTGCATGGTCGCCTCCCATGGCATCCACCGCGATGGTAATCATACTTTGAGAGTTCAGTGCCGTGTCTGTCCAGCAGCACGGCGCTGGCAGGGGGTCTTTTGGGCCGTTGTACTCTCGATCCACCCGTTCATGAGCTTGGCCTTGCCCCGACCCGTCGGGGTTGGAACGGCACTAACAGAGGAGTTGGGATGGCATCCACCGGCACCGCACGGCGCAGGGTTATGCTCAAGTTCTCGGCGCGGCTACTTCCATCACCTCGCGCTGCTTGTAGAAGCCACAGTGCGGGCAGACGCGGTGCGGGAGTTTCATCTCGTGGCAGTTCGGACACTCCGAGAAAGCAGGCGCAATCAGATGATCGTGAGCGCGCCGTTTGGCTTTCCGCGCCTTGGAATGACGCCGTTTCGGATTAGGCATGAAAACTCCTCGTGCCGTTCCAACCTGCCGCGGCGGGCGCAAAGTATCAAGGTTGTACGGCAAACTATCATCATAATATATGTTGGCTTCTCGAAACACTTACCCTGAAATAATTGGAACGGCACTAGTGTTTCTTGAACCAGTCTTGTTTGATGCGGGCCAGCGAGGCCAGCCGCGGGTCGCCGGATTGGATTTCGCACCGGCAGTGTTCCGCATTGAGGTTGGCGCCGCAGGTCGGGCAAAGGCCCCGGCAGTCAACCCGGCAAATGACTTTCATGGGCAGCGCAAGGATGACCTGCTCGGCCAGCACGTCAGCCAGAAACATTCCCTCGCCGCGATAATAGCCAACTTCACTCTCTTCCTCGTTTACCTCAACCTCTCCTTGTTTGCCAACCGAAGTCACCGGTCGGTAGGTCAGGTCGAAATTCCGGCTGATCTCTTCTTCCACCGGCTCGAGACACCGCGCGCACGCCATTTCCACGCGCGTCGAGAATTGGCCAAAGATGCGAATCGCCTGGCCGTTCAGCTCGGCGGTGCCCCGGACCTCGAGCGGTGCCGACTGCTGGAACTCCTCACTACGGTAGTCGATCGAGCCCGGCGAGTAGCTCTTGCGAATCCGCAGCCTGTTCTTCTCTAACTCTTTGACTTCAATAAACATGGTGTCAAAGGCGAAGGGCTATTATAGCCAGCCCTCGGGGGGTGTCAAGAAAAGCCGGAGCATGGCGCCAATCGAGCATTAATCCTCCGGAACGGGCGGTTTGGGGAAGGCACGTCCAAGACGCCCATGCCGTAGATATCTCGAAACTTCCCAAGATGGATTGCCACCTCCCCCCACAGTTCCACCTACACTCAGCCCAGGTGCCTTGAACGTATGCCGCCGAGCCCGGTGGCACCCGCCACCGGGTCTGGAGGCTCAGGGCACATGCCGGGGCCGAGTGCGGAAAGCCATGTAGTGGCGCAAGGACCCAGGCCCCTACTCGCCGGAACGCTCGGGGTGAACTCGCGGGCTGAGATCTCGCAGAGAGAAAGCATCTCAGTTGCTCGTTCGAGCCTTGGCGGCTGACTGTCGCTGTTGGCGAAGCAAGTAATGGTCGGTCATTCCGGCAAGATAGTCGCACACGACCCGGTGCAAAGGCTCCTGGCGCGTCTTCTCAAAATGCGTTCGCGGCAGATCATCCGGATGAGCCACATAGTGGTCGAAAAGCTGCTCCAGCGCGTCGGCCGCGCGAGCGCGCTCGCCCACCAACTGTTCGTGTAGATAGAGATTGGAATAGAGAAATTTTTTGAGCTCGGCATTCTGTTCCGCCATGGCCGGGCTCAACCCGGCCAGCCGGCGCGCGGCGCGGCGAACGTCTTCGACTGTTTCTACGCCCGCTTCAGCAATCCGCCGCCCTGTGTTTTCGAGCAGGTCGGTCACCAACGCATTGATGGTTTGTCGTAGTCCCTCATTGAAGCGAAGTTTGGCGGGGGCGCGCGCGTATTGCCGCACCGCCTGTTCATAGAAACGGCAAAAGAGGGAGCAACCGGAAAGAACGCTTTCGAGCGTGAGCAGCTTTGCCTCAAATCCGTCGTCCAGGTCGGCGGTGTTATAGGCAATTTCGTCGCAGAGGTCGATCAACTGAGCTTCGAGCGGCGGCCGCTCGTCCAAGGAATACTCGGCCAGTTCCGCAAATTCTTCCGCGTCATAATCCCGGGAATGTTTGATGATCCCTTCACGCACTTCAAAGGTCAGGTTGAGTCCGGGAAAATCGGGGTAGCGCTGCTCGAAATTCTCCACAATGCGGAGGGCGTGGAGGTTGTGGTCAAAGCGATCGTTGAATTTCCTCATGATCTCATCCAACCGCTGCTCGCCAGCGTGACCAAAAGGCGGGTGGCCAATATCGTGAACGAGCGCCAGCGCCTCCACCAGGTCGGCGTTCAGGCCGAGAGCGCCGGCTACCGTGCGGCTGATCTGCGCCACCTCCAGTGTGTGGGTAAGCCGGTTGCGAAAATGGTCGGAATAGCGCGTGGTAAAGACCTGGGTCTTGGCCTCAAGCCTGCGGAAGGCGCGGGCATGGATGATGCGGTCGCGGTCCCGCTGATAATCATTGCGGTAAGGATGGGGCGGTTCCGGATAACGCCGGCCGCGCGACCGAGCCAGACTCATCGCATAGCTCGAAAGACCTTGGCTGGGCAGCATGAGGCTGTCATTCTAGGCCAACTGACCGGAAGGGAAAATAGAAAAGAGAAAAGAGAGACCCGCCTCCCATCCGCTTTCCGTTTTTCGATTTTCGATTTTCGAGTTTCTTTCTTCCGGAGACTGGCTACTGCTTCAATTCGTCCAACCGCTCTTTGGCGGTGTCCGCCAAAGGCGAGGTCGGGAACTGGTTGCGGACTTGCTCATAGAGCTTGATGGCCTCAGCCGGATTTTTCTGGCGAAGCTGGTCCGCCAGGGTCATCTCGGCAGCCGCTTTCGAAACCGAAAAGGTGGGGTTTTGAATGATCTGGCGAAGAAGTTTCTCGGAATCGCTCCACTTGCCGGAGCGTTGGTAGAGCTGTGCCATTTGAAACTTGGCCAGGCTGGAGATTTCGCGATCGTCCGAGGCGGCCAGCTCTTCGAGCGTCCGGCTCGCCGCCTCCGCCTGACCGAGCTGGATCTGGCTCAGCGCCGAATAGTAGCGAGCGACGCGGGCCGCGCGGGTACGGGGATATTTCTGAACCAGGTCGCCGAACTCCTTCAGGGCCGATTGATACTTGATGGAGTCGGAAGCGAACGTGATCTCGTCCGGCTCGGCCGCTGGCTCGGCCGGCTGCCGGAGGCGAGCGTGGAAGGTCTGCATGGCTTTGCCAAGCGCGGTCTCCGCACGGATGGACTGCCGCTCCGCGTAAAGCCGGTAGCCGAACACTGCAATCAAGACAGCCACGACGATCCCGGCAGCGATGGCTATCGTCCGGCCGTGCCCCCGCAGATAGCCGGTCGCTTCCGCAACCGATTCGACAAATTCGTCGTGTTTCAGCTCCTGCCGCGAGATGCGCGCCACTGCCTGCTCCTCCGGCTCCAAGACAACCGAGAGATACTAACAATTCTCGCCGCAGGGTGTCAAAGACACCCCGGTACCACCCGGACGGCCTGAAGAACCGCCCAACCTGCTTGACGCCGCTGGTATTCTGGAACCGTGATCCGAGCCACCTTGCTTGCCGCCTGGTGCGCGTGGCAGCTTGCCGTTCCGGCAGCAGCACCAGCGACGACACCGCCCCACCCTGAGATTGTACTGCCTCCGCTGCTGGTGGCTGGGAAATGGGCGACGTTGGCCGTGGTAGCCGGCGATGGCCGGCTACTATCCGGAGCGACGGTCGAGCTATCCGATGGGAGGAAAGTGCGCACCGATGAGACGGGGCGGGCTGTTTTTCTGGCGCCCGCCGGGCCGGGGCTGCTGACGGCCACTCTTGCGCCGATCGAATCGGGGCTTGCCGGAACTCCCTCGGTGGCGAGCCTCGAAGGAATCGGGGCGAGCGCTCCGGTGGTCGCTGACCTTCTCGATCCGCTTACCCCTTTCCACGTAGATCGCGTGCCGCTCACGTTCGCCCGGAAGGAATTGGTGCCGCTGGTCGGGTTCGGCTTTGGCGGCCGAGCCGATCAAAACCGGGCGTGGTTGGGGAACGAGCCGGCACTGGTCTTGGCCGCCTCGCCGC from Candidatus Acidiferrales bacterium includes these protein-coding regions:
- the plsX gene encoding phosphate acyltransferase PlsX yields the protein MITIAVDAMGGDHAPRTEVEGALLAARQLGIGVVLVGQEEMVRRELAKHSHRGLPVEIHHAAEVIGMGEEAARSFRKKRDSSIHVAARLVREGKAGGFVSAGNTGAVMTVARFLLGTLAGVDRPALAAPFPTSRGSVAVMVDVGANVDCKPEHLEQFAVMGEAYYRSIFNVTRPKVGLLSIGEEEVKGNELVKETHSRMKHLPVNFVGNVEGRDVFSGRVDVIVCDGFIGNVALKISEGMVEAFGGMLKEALSSTLSAKVGYVLSRQAFSNFKKRVDYSEYGGAPLLGLKGVCIICHGRSNANAIMNAVRVAAGFCERRVNERIEQGLAGTSRGRRDVATTSRT
- the rpmF gene encoding 50S ribosomal protein L32 — protein: MPNPKRRHSKARKAKRRAHDHLIAPAFSECPNCHEMKLPHRVCPHCGFYKQREVMEVAAPRT
- a CDS encoding DUF177 domain-containing protein; its protein translation is MFIEVKELEKNRLRIRKSYSPGSIDYRSEEFQQSAPLEVRGTAELNGQAIRIFGQFSTRVEMACARCLEPVEEEISRNFDLTYRPVTSVGKQGEVEVNEEESEVGYYRGEGMFLADVLAEQVILALPMKVICRVDCRGLCPTCGANLNAEHCRCEIQSGDPRLASLARIKQDWFKKH
- a CDS encoding deoxyguanosinetriphosphate triphosphohydrolase, whose amino-acid sequence is MLPSQGLSSYAMSLARSRGRRYPEPPHPYRNDYQRDRDRIIHARAFRRLEAKTQVFTTRYSDHFRNRLTHTLEVAQISRTVAGALGLNADLVEALALVHDIGHPPFGHAGEQRLDEIMRKFNDRFDHNLHALRIVENFEQRYPDFPGLNLTFEVREGIIKHSRDYDAEEFAELAEYSLDERPPLEAQLIDLCDEIAYNTADLDDGFEAKLLTLESVLSGCSLFCRFYEQAVRQYARAPAKLRFNEGLRQTINALVTDLLENTGRRIAEAGVETVEDVRRAARRLAGLSPAMAEQNAELKKFLYSNLYLHEQLVGERARAADALEQLFDHYVAHPDDLPRTHFEKTRQEPLHRVVCDYLAGMTDHYLLRQQRQSAAKARTSN
- a CDS encoding tetratricopeptide repeat protein, with protein sequence MARISRQELKHDEFVESVAEATGYLRGHGRTIAIAAGIVVAVLIAVFGYRLYAERQSIRAETALGKAMQTFHARLRQPAEPAAEPDEITFASDSIKYQSALKEFGDLVQKYPRTRAARVARYYSALSQIQLGQAEAASRTLEELAASDDREISSLAKFQMAQLYQRSGKWSDSEKLLRQIIQNPTFSVSKAAAEMTLADQLRQKNPAEAIKLYEQVRNQFPTSPLADTAKERLDELKQ